CAAGGAAAAACGCGCCCTCGTCCGCCCGGTCGTCGAGCGCCTCAAGGCCCGCTTCCCCCTCACCGTCGCCCGCCTCGATGGCCTGAACGCCCACGACTGGGAGGTCATCGGCGTCGCCACCCTCAGCAACGATTACGGCTGGGTGGAGGAGACCCTGCGGATGGCCGCCGACTTCATCGCCCGCGAGGGGCCGTACCGCATCACCGAGGAGAGCACCCACATCCGCGTCCTCGGCGACGATGAGGACGACGAGGACGACGGGGAGAACTGGTCGGACGAGGAGGAGTGAGCGGGAGGGGCGACGGGCAGACCAGCGCGGCGGCCCGTTGCCTCTTGTTGGGGCCTACGTTTTTCTCCCTCTCCCCTCGTGGAAGAGGGCCGGGGTGAGGGGGCGACGTGACGACTCACCGCGCAAGCTCCCCTTACAAACAAGAGAGCGCCGACCCTTCAGCCGATGCTCCCCCGTTCCTCCCCGCCCTCAATCGTTGTTTTTCGTCAACTGCGTCTTGAGAACGCCGAAGCCCTCGGGCCGTCCCAGTGCGCGCCAGTTCAGCACGCTCTCGCCCTCCAGGCTGGCGACCCGGCCCGCCGAGCAGTCGTAGTTGGCGTTCGTCTTCCGCATGATCGGCCACACGACCGCCGCCGCGCGCCCGGCGATGTCGCGCAGGGGCACCGGCCCGAAGAGGCGTGAATCCTCGCTGCCGCCCGCCGTGCGGTTGTCGCCCATCACGAAGTACTGCCCGCCCGGCACGGTGATCTCCTCCTGGTCGGGCAGCACGCCCGCGCCGCTGGAGGTCGCGCCATTGGCGAGGTCGCTCTGGGTGTCCCAGCAGCCCTGCTGACGCCAGTAGTCGGTCGTCCAGCTCTGGTCCAGCTCCACGCCGTTGATGAATACCTCGCCGCCCGATACACGCACGCGGTCGCCGGGCAGGCCGATCAACCTCTTGATGAGGAAGGGGCGGTAGGTCCACAGCCCGAATGCGCTCTTGTTGAGGTTGGGCACCTGCGCGGCCACCTCGCGCGGCGGCTTGAAGATCAGGATGTCGCCGCGCTGAAAGTCGCCCACCCCCGCCTTGTGCAGCCACGTCTCGTACTTGGGCACGAACACGCGCTCGCGGTCGCGCAGGTTCGGCATCATGCTCACGCCGTCCACGCCCACGAGGGTCGCCACGAATTGCGTGATGACCACCGCGAACACGATGGGTTCGAGAACTTCCTTCCACAGTTTGCCAAGTGGGCCGGATGCGGCCCCTTTCAGTCTGGTCATGCCACTCCCTTGGGTTGTCCCGGCGCAGGATAGCGGACGGCGGGGTGAGGCGCTGAGGTTGGGGGGAGAGGGGCTGACAGGCTGGGGGTGGACGCTCGGGCTTTGCCTTCCTGCTCGTGGTAGATGACCGCCGCGATTGACGGACTCTTTTCCAAGAACGCCCGGCCCGCTCACCCCCTCCCAGCCTCCCCCCTCAAGGGAGAGGAGCAAAAGTACAAGCCCTATG
The sequence above is drawn from the Deinococcus sp. YIM 134068 genome and encodes:
- a CDS encoding DUF503 domain-containing protein; this encodes MALGYVGVLTVRVEMPWVSNLKEKRALVRPVVERLKARFPLTVARLDGLNAHDWEVIGVATLSNDYGWVEETLRMAADFIAREGPYRITEESTHIRVLGDDEDDEDDGENWSDEEE
- the lepB gene encoding signal peptidase I is translated as MTRLKGAASGPLGKLWKEVLEPIVFAVVITQFVATLVGVDGVSMMPNLRDRERVFVPKYETWLHKAGVGDFQRGDILIFKPPREVAAQVPNLNKSAFGLWTYRPFLIKRLIGLPGDRVRVSGGEVFINGVELDQSWTTDYWRQQGCWDTQSDLANGATSSGAGVLPDQEEITVPGGQYFVMGDNRTAGGSEDSRLFGPVPLRDIAGRAAAVVWPIMRKTNANYDCSAGRVASLEGESVLNWRALGRPEGFGVLKTQLTKNND